A single window of Paroedura picta isolate Pp20150507F chromosome 8, Ppicta_v3.0, whole genome shotgun sequence DNA harbors:
- the LOC143843227 gene encoding transcription cofactor HES-6-like isoform X1: protein MTATTLASSSSSSSSNVQKLSSTKEERKLRKPLIERKRRERINNCLDQLKETVVGAFQLDQSKLEKADILEMTVKHLQNIQNSKIMADSKLGLEAQQRYSTGYIQCMHEVHNLLLTCEWMDKTLGARLLNHLLKSLPRSSEETCKADVKSANPGSNSKGNTTGSGQAQIQCCFVEEKQGLKKPFQLQPASRSSQRKLSSPSHFAYNGASMGSLDMWRPW, encoded by the exons ATGACGGCCACAACgctggccagcagcagcagcagcagctcctccaaCGTACAGAAACTTTCCAGCaccaaagaggaaaggaag TTAAGGAAACCTTTGATTGAACGCAAACGAAGGGAAAGGATTAACAATTGCCTGGACCAGCTCAAAGAGACGGTTGTTGGAGCCTTTCAGCTGGAT CAATCTAAACTTGAAAAAGCTGATATCCTTGAAATGACGGTCAAGCATCTCCAGAATATCCAAAACAGCAAAATCATGG CAGATTCCAAACTTggcttggaagctcagcagcgATACAGCACTGGATACATTCAGTGTATGCATGAGGTCCACAATCTCCTCCTGACCTGTGAGTGGATGGACAAGACCCTCGGAGCACGGTTGTTGAATCACCTGCTGAAATCTTTGCCCAGATCCAGTGAGGAAACTTGCAAGGCAGATGTGAAGTCTGCTAACCCAGGGAGTAATAGCAAGGGGAATACAACAGGGTCTGGTCAGGCTCAAATTCAGTGCTGCTTTGTTGAAGAGAAACAGGGGCTGAAAAAGCCATTTCAGCTGCAACCAGCCTCACGCAGTAGCCAGCGCAAGTTGTCATCTCCAAGTCATTTTGCATATAATGGTGCTAGCATGGGGTCACTAGACATGTGGAGACCATGGTAA
- the LOC143843227 gene encoding transcription cofactor HES-6-like isoform X2, which yields MTATTLASSSSSSSSNVQKLSSTKEERKLRKPLIERKRRERINNCLDQLKETVVGAFQLDQSKLEKADILEMTVKHLQNIQNSKIMDSKLGLEAQQRYSTGYIQCMHEVHNLLLTCEWMDKTLGARLLNHLLKSLPRSSEETCKADVKSANPGSNSKGNTTGSGQAQIQCCFVEEKQGLKKPFQLQPASRSSQRKLSSPSHFAYNGASMGSLDMWRPW from the exons ATGACGGCCACAACgctggccagcagcagcagcagcagctcctccaaCGTACAGAAACTTTCCAGCaccaaagaggaaaggaag TTAAGGAAACCTTTGATTGAACGCAAACGAAGGGAAAGGATTAACAATTGCCTGGACCAGCTCAAAGAGACGGTTGTTGGAGCCTTTCAGCTGGAT CAATCTAAACTTGAAAAAGCTGATATCCTTGAAATGACGGTCAAGCATCTCCAGAATATCCAAAACAGCAAAATCATGG ATTCCAAACTTggcttggaagctcagcagcgATACAGCACTGGATACATTCAGTGTATGCATGAGGTCCACAATCTCCTCCTGACCTGTGAGTGGATGGACAAGACCCTCGGAGCACGGTTGTTGAATCACCTGCTGAAATCTTTGCCCAGATCCAGTGAGGAAACTTGCAAGGCAGATGTGAAGTCTGCTAACCCAGGGAGTAATAGCAAGGGGAATACAACAGGGTCTGGTCAGGCTCAAATTCAGTGCTGCTTTGTTGAAGAGAAACAGGGGCTGAAAAAGCCATTTCAGCTGCAACCAGCCTCACGCAGTAGCCAGCGCAAGTTGTCATCTCCAAGTCATTTTGCATATAATGGTGCTAGCATGGGGTCACTAGACATGTGGAGACCATGGTAA